A genomic window from Candidatus Kouleothrix ribensis includes:
- a CDS encoding class I SAM-dependent methyltransferase encodes MKEMSVQQYNEGWDTKWDDMKKYGPMSRHIRRNIKQLIRPLQFETVLDVGCGQGSFLNELKAEFPRIKPFGTDISPSAVELARRKVPAGAFWVLDATKEHLPDRYDVVVCSEVLEHIPDDLAALRHIAAMTGKYLVISTVQGRMRRFEPEQVGHVRNYAPGELVHKVEQSGLRVRKVVEWGFPFYSPLYRDFLDMTNSQGTTGEFGFGRKLLSQLIYGLFTLNSSRRGDEIFVLAERA; translated from the coding sequence ATGAAAGAGATGAGTGTTCAGCAGTATAACGAGGGCTGGGATACGAAATGGGACGATATGAAGAAGTATGGTCCCATGTCACGGCATATTCGCCGCAATATCAAGCAGCTTATCCGGCCACTGCAGTTCGAGACGGTGCTGGACGTTGGGTGTGGCCAGGGCTCATTTTTGAACGAGCTGAAAGCCGAGTTTCCGCGCATCAAGCCATTCGGCACCGACATTTCGCCGTCGGCAGTCGAGCTCGCGCGCCGCAAAGTGCCGGCGGGCGCCTTCTGGGTGCTCGACGCCACCAAGGAGCACCTGCCCGATCGCTACGATGTCGTGGTGTGCAGCGAGGTGCTTGAGCACATTCCCGACGACCTGGCCGCACTGCGGCATATCGCCGCGATGACCGGCAAGTACCTGGTGATCTCGACGGTGCAGGGGCGCATGCGGCGGTTCGAGCCCGAGCAGGTGGGGCACGTGCGCAACTACGCGCCGGGCGAGCTGGTGCATAAGGTTGAGCAGAGCGGCCTGCGCGTGCGCAAGGTCGTCGAGTGGGGCTTCCCATTCTACTCGCCACTGTACCGCGATTTCCTCGATATGACTAACAGCCAGGGCACTACCGGCGAGTTCGGGTTCGGGCGCAAGCTGCTGTCGCAGCTGATCTACGGCCTGTTCACGCTCAACTCGTCGCGGCGCGGCGACGAGATCTTCGTGCTCGCCGAGCGTGCCTAA